Proteins co-encoded in one Osmerus mordax isolate fOsmMor3 chromosome 11, fOsmMor3.pri, whole genome shotgun sequence genomic window:
- the LOC136952057 gene encoding E3 ubiquitin-protein ligase TRIM50-like — MARRESLQSLEEQLKCPVCLEVFAEPLMLQCGHSYCRGCVRSMTMDPLGQLQCPVCRCAVDGDSPPPNVSLARIVDSLREMSGAGPSRTESCPEHHNPLSLYCEEDQTVICGLCGSIGAHRCHNITPVHSVYSRMKEDISCLMTEFQSQKRKLEEQICKMAYNKSRITNESDVLKWVIRKEFGELRRCLELEEAGFMHRVESAAAGLISSIQSQADDLTHTHAKFQEAEGTLEALSNESHLDFIVKYGSIAPRFKECQQKQQREEKIYSSINFKPGFNHSDIKMSVWKRLHRRVLPAPVCLKLDPQTAHPMLELSQGDTVVECGALLKRLANNPERFSYSYCVLASRGFSSGKHYWEVVVGEKPKWRLGLIKGTANRKGKLPKSPESGVWLIGLKEGRVYEAFSTPRVTLPLSTQPARIGMFLDYEGGSLTFYNADSPDELGVIYTFRSELQGKVYPLFDVCWHERGANKQPVSLPQTDSDR, encoded by the exons ATGGCCCGCAGAGAGAGCCTGCAGTCCCTGGAGGAACAGCTCAAGTGCCCGGTGTGTCTGGAGGTGTTCGCAGAGCCGCTGATGCTGCAGTGTGGCCACTCCTACTGCCGGGGTTGTGTGCGCTCCATGACCATGGACCCCCTGGGACAGCTGCAGTGCCCAGTCTGCCGCTGTGCCGTGGATGGGGACAGCCCCCCGCCCAACGTCAGCCTGGCCAGGATCGTGGACTCCCTGAGGGAGATGAGCGGGGCAGGGCCTTCCAGGACGGAGAGCTGCCCTGAGCACCACAACCCCCTGAGTCTGTATTGTGAGGAGGACCAGACCGTTATCTGTGGGCTGTGTGGGAGCATAGGGGCGCACCGCTGCCACAACATCACCCCTGTCCACAGCGTGTACAGTCGCATGAAG GAGGACATATCCTGTTTGATGACAGAGTTCCAGTCACAGAAGAGGAAACTGGAGGAGCAGATTTGTAAAATGGCCTACAATAAATCTCGCATTACA aatgagTCGGACGTCCTGAAGTGGGTGATCCGCAAGGAGTTTGGGGAGCTGCGGCGCTGCCTGGAGCTTGAGGAGGCTGGGTTCATGCACAGGGTGGAGAGCGCAGCCGCAggcctcatctcctccatccaGAGCCAGGCggacgacctcacacacacccatgccaaGTTCCAGGAGGCCGAGGGCACCCTGGAGGCCCTGAGCAACGAGAGTCACCTGGACTTCATCGTG AAATACGGCTCGATTGCTCCAAG ATTCAAAGAAtgtcaacaaaaacaacagagagaagagaagatctACAGTTCCATCAACTTCAAACCAGGGTTCAATCACAGCGATATCAAGATGTCAGTGTGGAAGAGATTACACCGGAGGGTTCTGCCTG CCCCCGTGTGTCTCAAACTGGATCCCCAGACAGCTCACCCCATGCTGGAGCTCAGCCAAGGAGACACCGTGGTGGAGTGTGGAGCCCTCCTGAAGAGGCTGGCCAACAACCCTGAGCGCTTCAGCTACAGCTACTGCGTCCTGGCCAGCAGAGGCTTCTCCTCAGGGAAGCACTACTGGGAGGTCGTTGTCGGGGAGAAGCCAAAGTGGCGCCTGGGCCTGATCAAGGGTACCGCCAACAGGAAGGGGAAGCTGCCTAAGAGCCCTGAAAGTGGTGTGTGGCTGATAGGTCTGAAGGAAGGGCGCGTGTACGAGGCCTTCAGCACCCCCCGCGTCACCTtacctctctccacccagcccGCCAGGATCGGGATGTTCCTGGATTACGAGGGTGGATCGCTGACGTTCTACAATGCTGACAGTCCTGACGAGCTCGGGGTGATCTACACCTTCCGCAGTGAGCTGCAGGGGAAGGTCTACCCGCTGTTCGATGTTTGCTGGCATGAGAGAGGAGCCAATAAacaacctgtctctctgcctcagaccgACAGTGACAGATGA